In a single window of the Lebetimonas sp. JH292 genome:
- a CDS encoding suhb: MSFIDATLCASLKIIRALHEEEGIFEAKGIGFGGDRSLKIDLLAEEMFIKALSHYGNIFSEERGFIDNKKDKRIIIDPIDGSYNVSNHIPYFGSSVYLEDEAAVIVNLSNGDYFVKDKNGKRFENLFRKPFQSNYRHDVVLFEKAYKNPEIVAKLNKHNLKFRAPGALSLSLCYGEFSKAVIYKGEIREFDIAAAKFYNSEYFWYFEESLIIMAPKKNDLEEILRIIKE; encoded by the coding sequence ATGAGTTTTATCGATGCTACTTTATGCGCAAGTTTAAAAATCATAAGGGCCCTTCACGAAGAAGAAGGTATTTTTGAAGCCAAAGGAATAGGATTTGGAGGTGATAGAAGTTTAAAAATAGACCTTTTGGCAGAAGAAATGTTTATAAAGGCATTAAGCCACTATGGAAATATTTTTTCAGAAGAAAGAGGGTTTATAGATAACAAGAAAGATAAAAGAATTATAATTGACCCGATTGACGGAAGTTACAACGTCTCAAACCATATCCCCTATTTTGGAAGCAGTGTTTATCTTGAAGATGAAGCGGCTGTTATTGTAAATTTAAGTAACGGTGATTATTTTGTTAAAGACAAAAACGGCAAAAGATTTGAAAATTTATTTAGAAAACCGTTTCAGTCAAATTACAGACACGATGTCGTTTTATTTGAAAAGGCATACAAAAATCCGGAAATTGTCGCAAAATTAAATAAACATAATTTAAAATTCAGAGCACCTGGTGCACTCAGTTTATCCCTGTGTTACGGAGAATTTTCAAAAGCGGTAATATACAAAGGGGAAATAAGGGAATTCGATATTGCCGCCGCAAAATTTTATAACAGCGAATATTTCTGGTATTTTGAGGAGAGTTTAATAATAATGGCACCTAAAAAAAATGATTTAGAAGAAATTCTAAGGATAATAAAGGAATAA
- a CDS encoding tRNA-dihydrouridine synthase, whose translation MNIFRQYPKFFLAPLAGYTDRPFRSVVKKFGCDLTFSEMINVNAIAYNNEKTKKMMQKSPIETPYFVQIAANNIQNARKAVEIINEIDEIDGIDINLGCPVKKARRSGFGGILLKDENKEFLKEIIKVIVNTSKKPVSAKIRLGFERSVAVERAKMLEDLGIKFLTLHGRLVTQMYKGKSNYEEIKKVVKAVNIPVIANGDITDFKKAKYVLEYTGAKGVSIGRGAIGKPWIFLEMKQSGNITPKQKKEVIIEHLKQMHNFYRDYGVILFRKHAHGYSKGIEKASEFRSKINSVTEFNEAMELIEEYF comes from the coding sequence ATGAATATCTTCAGGCAATATCCTAAATTTTTTTTGGCTCCTTTAGCAGGATATACCGACCGTCCGTTCAGAAGCGTCGTTAAAAAATTCGGATGCGATTTGACATTTTCTGAAATGATAAATGTAAATGCAATTGCCTATAATAATGAAAAAACAAAAAAAATGATGCAAAAATCCCCAATTGAAACACCTTATTTTGTACAAATTGCCGCCAATAATATCCAAAACGCAAGAAAAGCTGTAGAAATTATTAATGAAATAGATGAAATTGACGGAATTGACATAAACTTAGGATGCCCTGTAAAAAAAGCCAGAAGGAGCGGATTTGGAGGAATTTTGCTAAAAGATGAAAATAAAGAATTTTTAAAAGAAATTATAAAAGTAATTGTCAATACTTCCAAAAAACCTGTAAGTGCCAAAATAAGGCTTGGATTTGAGAGAAGCGTAGCGGTAGAGAGGGCTAAAATGCTTGAAGATCTGGGAATTAAATTTTTAACTCTTCACGGAAGATTGGTCACACAAATGTACAAAGGTAAAAGTAATTATGAAGAAATCAAAAAAGTGGTAAAAGCCGTAAATATCCCGGTAATTGCAAATGGAGACATTACCGATTTCAAAAAAGCCAAATATGTGCTTGAATATACTGGTGCAAAAGGCGTCTCAATTGGAAGAGGTGCTATCGGAAAACCCTGGATTTTTCTTGAAATGAAACAAAGCGGTAATATTACACCTAAGCAGAAAAAAGAAGTAATAATTGAACATTTAAAACAGATGCATAATTTTTACAGAGATTACGGCGTTATTTTATTTAGAAAACATGCGCATGGATATTCAAAAGGAATAGAAAAAGCAAGCGAATTTAGAAGTAAAATAAATAGTGTTACTGAGTTTAATGAAGCAATGGAATTAATTGAGGAGTATTTTTAA
- a CDS encoding thiamine phosphate synthase, protein MIYALLDWDTLQKYHLSIKEFCKTAKGLKAKFLQYRDKNSSLKEKLNRLREIRKQWKKTLIINDVIELLPYADGIHIGQEDLENLCKRFNLSKKEMILNLKNGKISGQVPSYKLQDNKFKTKIVGLSTHNKKEILKANKLPLDYIGLGAYKKTSTKDTSNILGKKAIELIKFSNHPVAIIGGVKIYDKIPAIKVIGSDICKLTSIRLKKKKNIKKRLKNL, encoded by the coding sequence ATGATTTATGCCCTCTTAGACTGGGATACGCTGCAAAAATATCATTTATCCATTAAAGAGTTTTGCAAAACGGCAAAAGGACTTAAAGCAAAATTTTTACAATACAGAGACAAAAATTCCTCTCTGAAAGAAAAATTAAACAGACTCCGTGAAATTAGAAAACAGTGGAAAAAAACATTAATAATAAATGATGTAATAGAACTTCTTCCTTATGCTGACGGAATACACATAGGACAGGAAGACCTTGAAAATTTATGCAAAAGATTTAATCTGTCAAAAAAAGAAATGATATTAAATTTAAAAAATGGGAAAATTAGTGGCCAAGTTCCAAGTTACAAGTTACAAGACAACAAATTTAAAACCAAAATTGTTGGTCTTTCCACTCACAATAAAAAAGAGATACTTAAAGCCAATAAACTACCGCTTGATTATATAGGGCTTGGAGCTTACAAAAAAACTTCCACAAAAGATACATCAAATATTTTGGGAAAAAAAGCAATAGAACTTATAAAATTTTCAAATCATCCTGTTGCAATTATAGGCGGAGTAAAAATTTATGATAAAATTCCAGCCATAAAAGTAATAGGAAGCGATATATGCAAATTAACGTCTATTCGATTGAAAAAAAAGAAGAATATAAAAAAGAGATTGAAGAATTTATAA
- the ribE gene encoding riboflavin synthase — translation MFNGVIREIGKIKNFSNNKLRIISKLKPQTGDSIAVNGACLTVTKIFSDDFEVELSPETQKVVAIENYQSGKKVHLEEALRFGDKIDGHLIQGHIDAVGDILEIKKNRNSYDVIIKTDPKIMKYIAPKGSIAIDGISLTINDVFSDRFRLTIVPHTFENTLFREYKIHRRVNIETDLFARYIYNMFKKENNNFDEVLAWW, via the coding sequence ATGTTTAACGGAGTGATAAGAGAAATAGGAAAAATAAAAAATTTCAGCAATAATAAACTAAGGATAATTTCAAAATTAAAACCGCAAACAGGAGACTCAATAGCGGTAAACGGAGCATGTCTAACGGTTACCAAAATTTTTAGTGACGACTTTGAAGTAGAACTCTCTCCTGAAACTCAAAAAGTAGTCGCAATTGAAAATTACCAAAGTGGGAAAAAAGTCCATTTAGAAGAAGCATTGCGTTTTGGTGACAAAATAGACGGACATCTGATTCAGGGACATATAGACGCAGTTGGAGACATACTTGAAATTAAAAAAAACAGAAACTCTTATGATGTAATAATAAAAACAGACCCTAAAATAATGAAATATATTGCTCCAAAAGGTTCTATTGCAATAGATGGAATCAGCCTTACAATAAATGATGTTTTTTCTGACAGGTTTAGATTGACTATCGTTCCCCATACTTTTGAAAACACTCTATTTAGAGAATATAAAATTCATAGGAGGGTAAATATAGAAACAGATTTGTTTGCAAGATATATATATAATATGTTTAAAAAAGAAAATAATAATTTCGATGAGGTTTTGGCCTGGTGGTAA
- the accB gene encoding acetyl-CoA carboxylase biotin carboxyl carrier protein, with protein sequence MDIETLKEIVKIFDNSKANVLELENEKFRIFLDKSVKTAPAQIPAPALALEETPKAVQKVEAKPECEVEGELITSPMVGTFYQAPSPDSPPYVRVGDKIKKGDTLCIIEAMKIMNELEAEFDCEILDILVEDGQPVEFDTPLFKVKKL encoded by the coding sequence ATGGATATTGAAACATTAAAAGAAATTGTAAAAATATTTGATAATTCAAAAGCCAATGTTTTGGAACTTGAAAATGAAAAATTTAGGATTTTTCTTGATAAATCTGTAAAAACCGCTCCTGCCCAGATACCGGCACCGGCATTGGCTTTGGAAGAAACTCCTAAGGCTGTTCAAAAAGTGGAAGCAAAACCTGAGTGTGAAGTGGAAGGGGAACTTATTACTTCTCCGATGGTCGGGACTTTTTATCAGGCTCCGAGTCCGGATTCCCCTCCTTATGTAAGAGTGGGCGATAAAATAAAAAAGGGAGATACGCTTTGTATTATAGAAGCTATGAAAATAATGAATGAATTGGAAGCCGAATTTGATTGTGAAATACTCGATATTTTAGTGGAAGACGGCCAACCTGTTGAATTTGATACCCCCCTTTTTAAGGTTAAAAAATTATGA
- the pyrF gene encoding orotidine-5'-phosphate decarboxylase — MKLCIALDLPSKEENLKLAKEIGEYANDIWLKVGFRSYIRDGNEFIFKLKNLGYNIFLDLKLYDIPNTMADAAEEITKLGIDMFNIHASAGEKAMKEVMKRISKFEKRPLVLAVTALTSFSNDEFKKIYGNDIDIKAKEFAKTVFHSGLDGVVCSVWESKEIKNITSNNFITLTPGIRPFGEDAGDQKRVADIKAAKENKVNFIVVGRPVYQDKNPKQKVEKILKKLKEN, encoded by the coding sequence ATGAAACTCTGTATTGCTTTAGATTTACCGAGTAAAGAAGAAAATTTAAAATTAGCTAAAGAAATTGGCGAATATGCAAATGATATTTGGCTTAAAGTCGGTTTTAGAAGCTATATAAGAGACGGAAACGAATTTATATTTAAATTAAAAAACTTAGGCTATAATATTTTTTTAGATTTAAAATTGTATGATATTCCAAATACAATGGCTGATGCAGCAGAAGAAATCACAAAACTTGGAATTGATATGTTCAATATTCATGCAAGTGCAGGTGAAAAAGCAATGAAAGAAGTAATGAAAAGAATTTCTAAATTCGAAAAAAGACCGTTAGTTTTGGCGGTAACGGCACTGACCAGTTTTTCAAACGATGAATTTAAAAAAATATACGGAAACGATATTGACATTAAAGCCAAAGAATTCGCAAAAACAGTTTTTCATTCCGGGCTTGATGGAGTTGTATGCAGTGTTTGGGAAAGCAAGGAAATTAAAAACATCACTTCAAATAATTTTATTACACTTACGCCTGGAATAAGACCGTTTGGAGAAGATGCAGGAGACCAAAAAAGAGTTGCTGATATAAAAGCGGCAAAAGAAAATAAAGTTAATTTTATAGTTGTGGGAAGACCTGTTTATCAGGATAAAAATCCAAAACAAAAAGTTGAAAAAATATTAAAAAAACTCAAGGAGAATTAA
- a CDS encoding thioredoxin fold domain-containing protein produces MKKVFLSLSVAISLFASDKLLPKKELNSVLKSSILYPRLAQDIKKGLIKVRGVKKDRFYIINIQTKRGAGNIYITADKKYTVIGRILNNKNGSTLSANFPVNKKIVNEGISFSFGKGKKDLYVVTDPECPFCRMMEQKTKNNLAKNYRVHVILFPLPFHKDARAMSCYILAGKTDEEKSQRMKETMLGDNKWKNYKPSKTELNKCYSELEKSKRAAIELQAKGTPSVYDENFNSIEWPSLVKGKK; encoded by the coding sequence ATGAAAAAAGTATTTTTAAGTTTAAGTGTAGCAATAAGTCTATTTGCAAGCGATAAACTGTTACCTAAAAAAGAATTAAATTCCGTTTTAAAATCAAGTATTTTATATCCAAGACTCGCTCAGGATATTAAAAAAGGCCTTATCAAAGTCAGAGGTGTAAAAAAAGACAGATTTTATATAATAAATATTCAAACAAAAAGAGGAGCCGGAAATATTTATATAACAGCCGATAAAAAATATACTGTTATAGGAAGAATATTAAACAATAAAAACGGAAGCACATTAAGCGCAAATTTTCCGGTAAATAAAAAAATAGTAAATGAGGGAATATCTTTTTCTTTCGGAAAAGGTAAAAAAGATTTATATGTTGTTACAGACCCTGAGTGTCCGTTTTGCAGAATGATGGAACAGAAAACAAAAAATAACCTGGCAAAAAATTACAGAGTTCATGTAATTTTGTTCCCTTTGCCGTTTCATAAAGACGCAAGGGCAATGAGCTGTTATATTTTAGCGGGAAAAACAGATGAAGAAAAATCTCAAAGAATGAAAGAAACAATGCTTGGGGATAATAAATGGAAAAATTATAAACCTTCAAAAACAGAACTCAACAAATGTTACAGCGAGCTTGAAAAATCAAAAAGAGCGGCAATTGAACTTCAGGCAAAAGGAACTCCAAGCGTTTATGATGAAAATTTTAATTCTATTGAATGGCCGAGTTTAGTTAAAGGTAAAAAATGA
- the accD gene encoding acetyl-CoA carboxylase, carboxyltransferase subunit beta, which yields MGFSNFLKKFKKPQPKKEDTSNNWIKCPACGAISFYKEVQKQNNTCPKCGYHFRMSANDRIKLLADEDTFTEFDKNLKPNDPLNFVDKKSYKKRIEENYKKTQNYSSVISGECRINSILTQLVVFDFNFMGGSLGSVEGEKIVRAVKRAIEKKCGLVIVSTSGGARMQESTFSLMQMAKTSAALASLAEHNLPYISVLTDPTFGGVSASFAFLGDFIIAEPGAMIGFAGPRVIKQTIGEDLPQGFQRAEFLLEHGLIDMVVKRDKLKQSIADLLKYTLKNAG from the coding sequence ATGGGATTCAGTAATTTTTTGAAAAAATTTAAAAAACCTCAGCCTAAAAAAGAAGACACCTCCAACAACTGGATAAAATGTCCCGCATGTGGTGCAATTAGTTTTTACAAAGAAGTTCAAAAACAAAACAATACATGCCCAAAATGCGGATATCATTTCAGAATGAGCGCAAATGACAGAATAAAATTACTTGCTGATGAAGATACTTTTACTGAATTTGACAAAAACTTAAAACCTAACGACCCTCTAAATTTTGTGGATAAGAAAAGCTATAAAAAAAGAATAGAAGAAAATTACAAAAAAACACAAAACTACTCTTCTGTAATAAGCGGAGAATGCAGAATTAATTCTATCTTAACCCAGCTTGTTGTTTTTGATTTTAACTTTATGGGAGGAAGCCTGGGAAGCGTTGAAGGTGAAAAAATAGTAAGGGCTGTAAAGAGAGCCATTGAGAAAAAATGCGGTTTGGTTATTGTATCCACCAGCGGAGGTGCCAGAATGCAGGAGAGCACATTTTCTCTTATGCAAATGGCTAAAACATCCGCGGCACTTGCAAGTTTAGCTGAACATAATCTCCCCTATATTTCTGTTTTAACAGACCCGACTTTCGGGGGAGTAAGTGCAAGTTTTGCATTCTTAGGCGATTTTATTATTGCAGAACCCGGGGCAATGATTGGATTTGCAGGACCCAGGGTTATTAAACAAACAATCGGGGAAGATCTGCCCCAAGGCTTTCAAAGGGCGGAGTTTTTACTTGAACACGGGCTAATAGATATGGTTGTAAAAAGAGACAAATTAAAACAGAGTATTGCCGATTTATTAAAATATACGCTAAAGAATGCCGGTTAA
- the dcd gene encoding dCTP deaminase has translation MGVKSDKWIRTMAKEFGMINPFEEKQVRTNTISYGVSSYGYDIRVSDEFMVFTNINSTIVDPKNFDENNVVNIKGDCIIPPNSFALCRSVEYFKMPRDVLAICVGKSTYARCGIIVNVTPIEPEWEGHITIEISNTTPLPAKIYANEGIAQLIFLSADDEMCEISYADKKGKYHGQKGITLPKVDK, from the coding sequence ATGGGTGTAAAATCTGATAAATGGATTAGGACAATGGCCAAAGAATTTGGCATGATAAATCCTTTTGAAGAAAAACAGGTTCGCACAAACACTATAAGCTACGGAGTTTCTTCATACGGATATGATATAAGAGTAAGTGATGAATTTATGGTTTTTACAAATATAAATTCCACTATAGTTGACCCTAAAAATTTTGATGAAAACAATGTAGTTAATATTAAAGGCGACTGCATTATTCCTCCAAATTCATTTGCACTTTGCAGGAGTGTGGAATATTTTAAAATGCCAAGAGACGTACTTGCAATATGTGTTGGAAAATCAACTTATGCAAGATGCGGGATTATTGTAAATGTAACACCGATTGAACCTGAATGGGAAGGGCATATTACTATAGAAATAAGCAACACCACACCTCTTCCGGCAAAAATTTATGCAAATGAGGGAATTGCACAGTTAATTTTTCTTAGCGCTGATGATGAAATGTGCGAAATCAGCTACGCCGATAAAAAAGGAAAATATCACGGGCAAAAAGGAATTACCCTTCCTAAGGTGGATAAATAA
- the dksA gene encoding RNA polymerase-binding protein DksA, whose amino-acid sequence MTMNNNHIFKEKLLERKKEIIKILDDITNEIKELSCDDVCDEGDEATSAMDSGRKQQIYLKLKEELNEIEVALKKIEEGTYGICEMCEEPINKERLLVKPYAKYCIICRELIEKEGKNKK is encoded by the coding sequence ATGACAATGAATAACAATCATATTTTTAAAGAAAAACTGCTTGAAAGAAAAAAAGAAATTATTAAAATTCTTGATGACATTACAAACGAAATAAAAGAACTTTCATGTGATGATGTATGTGACGAAGGCGATGAGGCTACAAGTGCGATGGACAGCGGAAGAAAACAGCAAATTTATTTAAAATTAAAAGAGGAGCTAAACGAAATAGAAGTTGCTCTTAAAAAAATAGAAGAAGGGACTTACGGAATATGTGAAATGTGCGAAGAACCTATAAATAAAGAAAGGCTTTTAGTCAAACCATATGCAAAATATTGTATAATATGCAGAGAACTAATTGAAAAAGAAGGAAAAAACAAAAAATGA
- a CDS encoding 23S rRNA (pseudouridine(1915)-N(3))-methyltransferase RlmH encodes MQINVYSIEKKEEYKKEIEEFIKKSRAFADVKNITLYSKNLSKTNNPKREYSNIFEKYTAEGFNIILTPEGKLIDSIEFSKMFEYPKINFFIGGAWGFDEEFKKKGINVSLTPLTMGHKIAKIVLFEQIYRALSIKNNHPYHK; translated from the coding sequence ATGCAAATTAACGTCTATTCGATTGAAAAAAAAGAAGAATATAAAAAAGAGATTGAAGAATTTATAAAAAAATCACGAGCTTTTGCAGATGTTAAAAATATAACACTCTATTCTAAAAATCTTTCCAAAACAAATAATCCAAAAAGAGAATATTCAAACATTTTTGAAAAATATACAGCTGAGGGGTTCAATATTATATTAACGCCGGAAGGGAAACTGATTGATTCAATTGAATTTTCAAAGATGTTTGAATATCCTAAAATTAACTTTTTTATAGGGGGTGCTTGGGGATTTGACGAGGAATTCAAAAAAAAAGGGATTAATGTTTCGCTGACTCCTTTAACTATGGGTCATAAAATAGCAAAAATTGTTTTATTTGAACAAATTTACAGAGCTCTTAGTATAAAAAACAATCATCCGTATCATAAATAG